In Pseudobdellovibrio exovorus JSS, the genomic stretch GCATAGGGTTCTTCGCGACGATGATCTTTTGTAATGATTGTATTACACCCACAAAATGTACAAAGAGACTCGCAATACGGAACATGCATGTACATCGCCCATGAACTCTGCGAATCCGAAAGCGTCTGTTTCAAATGCTCAATCCACAAATCTGTACTGGGTGCTTCTTCCCAATAGGGAACTGTCGGATACGAGGTGTATCTTGGAGCTGGTATATCGTATTTAGCAAACAGATGATTCACGATAACGTCTTCCTTACTGTGTCTACAAATAGTCTAACATTAGCTTCTGGTGTTTTAGGCAAAACTCCATGACCTAGCCCGCATACCCATCCCTTACGCTCTTCCACTGTTAGATCTTGATAAGTACGCAAGTAACTATCTAATTCTTTTTTAAATTCAGAAGTTTCTAAGTGAAGTAAAGATTGGTCAAAATTCCCTTGTACAAATCCAGAACGATTATTTTTTAAGATTTGTGGTAAATTCCATCGGTGATCAAAGCCTCTTCCCGCAAATGGAATTTTTTGAAAGGCTTCCGAAGTAAAATGGTCTGCTGTAGTTCCCTTAGAGTAATATCCCAAACGCTGAGGGAAAGCCTGTGCTAATTTAGCTAGTTCAGGAACAATGATCTCATTGTACAGACGAGGTGATAACTCTCCGGCTGCCGTATCAAACAACATCACCACATCGGCACCACCTTCAAATTGCAGACGTATATTTTCAATCAAAAATGGCGTCATCATCTCAGTAAACTTGGACCATAAATTGGGGATCGCCGTTTTCGCTTTAATTAATGAACCAGCATGGGTTCCCTCAACTGCATAAACAAACAGAGTCCATGGGCCGCCAACAAAGCCAATTAGGCCTTTATTTTTGTCTAATCTTTCACGTGTCAGTGACATCGCTTTCTTTTGAAATTCCATTTCTGGCAATGCTTCTTTCCAAGGTTTAAGCTTCGAAATATTTTCGATCGTTAAATGAAAACCTAATTGAGGTCCTTGATCCGTATAATCTAAACCTTGCCCAAATGCTTTTAATGGAAATAATAAGTCACTGAATAAAATCGCCGCATCAAAATCAAAATCTTGAATAGGTCCCATTGCCACTTCTGCTGCTAATTCCGGAACCATACAAAGCTCCATGAACGTATGTTTGGCTTTCAACGCTTGGTAGTGTTGGTGATAACGTCCAGCCTGTCTCATCATCCAAACTGGTGGAGTCTTTACAGTCTTACCTGCTAATGTATCTAGAAATAACTGACTCATGTTGCTGTCTCCTCTATTAAAAAACTCACTTCAATGCTTTATACACAGGTTATGTCCCAGCAATAACCCACTGATAGCCGACCCCTCGTACAGAGCGAATTAACTTTTCATCCGCATCTGAAATCGTATTGCGTAATCTGGCTATGGCATTGTCTATTGTGCGTGGACTTAAATCTTTATCCTGTCCCCATACTTTATTGATGATTTCATCACGACTGACGACTCGCGGGGCCTGTTCAACCAAAAGTTTCAAAATCATCATATCTTTCACTGGTGGATACTCGATATGGCCGTTTTTCAAGTGTACCGAATATCCCTGCAAATCAATGGAACAATGCTCTAAATCAATTTTTTGTGCTGTGCTCACGTGAGCATCCAGCACATGTTTCACACGAATCATGACTTCTTTTAAATGAAATGGCTTCGGAATAAACTCTTCGGCTCCCGCTTCGTAACCTCGCAGACGAGTTTCTGGGTCACCCTGTGCCGTTAAAAATATAAAATGTGGGTTTCCTGATGAAATATTCTTCAAATTTTCAGCAATGTTAAAACCATTACCATCTGGTAAGCCCACATCTAAAATCAATAGGTCGTATGTGTTTTTTTTCAAAGCCTCAAAAGCAGAAGACTGTGTTTTAACCCAGTCCACATCATACTCAATTTGCAGGCGCTCTTTTAAGATATCACCTAGTGTTAGTTCATCTTCGACTAAAAGGATTTTCTTACGCATTTTTCTTCCCCTGCTGTGAAGAAGATGCTGGCAACACGACGTCAACCTTAAAGCCCTGATCACTTTTTCTAAACAAAATTTGACCGCGCATTCGCTCTATCAGATCTTTTGTTAAATAAAGACCAAGTCCATTGCCCTGTTCGCTACGAGCCTTAAGAAGACGTGAGCCTAACTGACGATGATCGCCTTTGTAGCCCTGTCCATTGTCTGAAATTTCAATGTGCCAATTATTTTTATCTAAACGTGGGCTGATATCGACACGATTCGCTTTGCCATGTAACCACGCATTTTGGAATAGATTTCTAAAAATACTCTTTAGCGCCTGTCCATCCGCAACCACAACAGCATCTTGATGTAGTTTAATTTCTAAATCAGGCCATTCCACGCGCAAAAAGCCAATCACTGAACTCAACTTGATTTCTTGGGTTAATAGTTTTTGTGATCCCTCACGCGCTACCCATAGCGAATTTTCTAATTGTAAGTCTAAACGACTGACTTCCTCTAAAAGCTTTTGAAACTCGGGGCTTTCCGCTTTTTCAGCCATCACTTCAGTACGAAGTCTTAGTCTTGTTAATGAGGTTTTTAAATCATGTGCAAAATTTGAAAAGAAATTACGTAGTTTTTGATTACGGCTTTTTTCTTTATACGTGAACATCACTAGCATGAAGCCACCACAGAAAACTGCTGAAACCAAAACAGCACCTTCCCATATTAACATTCTTTGTAGGCTTTCAAATTTATGCTGATTCAAAACACTGGTCATCAGTTCGAGTTGTTCCAGTGAAAACATCCACCACCAAACAACTAAAGAGAATGTAAAAATAAACCAAAATAAAGAAAGCCCGAGTTTCCATCTTTCGATTCGTACAGCTTTCTCTATCATGACTATAATCCTTTAATTACATCAGTAAGAATTGTCGCCGCTTCAGTTAAAATTTCATCTGTATGTGCCAAAGATAAAAATCCAACTTCGTAAGCATTAGGAGCCAAATAAACTCCACGCTCTAATCCCTGCAAGAAGACTTTGTTAAAGCTTTCTTTTTGAGTTGCGGGAATCTGGTCTACACGGCGTAGTGGAGTCTCTGTTTTTTGATGGAACCAGAACAAGCTTCCCTGACGAATAAACTGTAAGTTTTTTTCTGCCATGGCATCTGTTAACTGCTTTTCAAAAAACTCACCTTTTTTATCTAGCTGAGTCCAACCCTGTTCGCGTTCCATTTTTTGTAATGTTCTAAGACCAGCTCTCATTCCCACAGGGTTGGCACTTAAAGTTCCGGCTTGATACACAGGCCCATTGGGAGCAACTAAATCCATGTATTCTTTTTTTCCACCGTAACATCCAACAGGGAATCCCCCACCGATAACTTTTCCATAGGTCACAAGATCTGGCTGAATCCCTAGGATCTGTGCCATACCACCTAAAGCCATACGGAAGCCCGAAATCACTTCATCGAAAATTAAAAGGACTTGGTGTTGTTTGGCTAAATCCGCCACTTTTTGCAAAAATTCTTTTCTTTGAATTAATAATCCGTAATTAGCTGGCAACGGTTCAATAATCACTGCAGCTAAATCTTTACCATGAAGAGTAAATACCTCTTCCAAAAGCGTTTCATCGTCTAGAGGGCACACGACTGTGCTTTCAGCCATACGGGCCGAAATTCCAGCACTTGAAGACGCGGCTATGCCGGCAAGACCACTTCCTGCTTTAACCAGTAAGGAATCCGCATGACCATGATAACAACCTTCGAATTTTAATATTTTTTCTTTACCCGTAACCGCACGCGCCACGCGTAGAGCGCTCATAACCGCCTCTGTGCCCGAAGACACAAAACGCAGTTTTTCAACCCAAGGAATACGTGAAGTGATCCACTCAGCTAATTCCAAGCTGTAAGGTTCACA encodes the following:
- a CDS encoding uroporphyrinogen decarboxylase family protein; translated protein: MSQLFLDTLAGKTVKTPPVWMMRQAGRYHQHYQALKAKHTFMELCMVPELAAEVAMGPIQDFDFDAAILFSDLLFPLKAFGQGLDYTDQGPQLGFHLTIENISKLKPWKEALPEMEFQKKAMSLTRERLDKNKGLIGFVGGPWTLFVYAVEGTHAGSLIKAKTAIPNLWSKFTEMMTPFLIENIRLQFEGGADVVMLFDTAAGELSPRLYNEIIVPELAKLAQAFPQRLGYYSKGTTADHFTSEAFQKIPFAGRGFDHRWNLPQILKNNRSGFVQGNFDQSLLHLETSEFKKELDSYLRTYQDLTVEERKGWVCGLGHGVLPKTPEANVRLFVDTVRKTLS
- a CDS encoding response regulator transcription factor: MRKKILLVEDELTLGDILKERLQIEYDVDWVKTQSSAFEALKKNTYDLLILDVGLPDGNGFNIAENLKNISSGNPHFIFLTAQGDPETRLRGYEAGAEEFIPKPFHLKEVMIRVKHVLDAHVSTAQKIDLEHCSIDLQGYSVHLKNGHIEYPPVKDMMILKLLVEQAPRVVSRDEIINKVWGQDKDLSPRTIDNAIARLRNTISDADEKLIRSVRGVGYQWVIAGT
- a CDS encoding sensor histidine kinase, which produces MIEKAVRIERWKLGLSLFWFIFTFSLVVWWWMFSLEQLELMTSVLNQHKFESLQRMLIWEGAVLVSAVFCGGFMLVMFTYKEKSRNQKLRNFFSNFAHDLKTSLTRLRLRTEVMAEKAESPEFQKLLEEVSRLDLQLENSLWVAREGSQKLLTQEIKLSSVIGFLRVEWPDLEIKLHQDAVVVADGQALKSIFRNLFQNAWLHGKANRVDISPRLDKNNWHIEISDNGQGYKGDHRQLGSRLLKARSEQGNGLGLYLTKDLIERMRGQILFRKSDQGFKVDVVLPASSSQQGKKNA
- a CDS encoding glutamate-1-semialdehyde 2,1-aminomutase; protein product: MEKKVNSKEYFERSKKVAPGGVHSPVRSFAGMGREPVFFKSAQGPYLWSVEGKKYIDFCQSFGPLVLGHRDAEVEAEVREMIGTAWSFGACEPYSLELAEWITSRIPWVEKLRFVSSGTEAVMSALRVARAVTGKEKILKFEGCYHGHADSLLVKAGSGLAGIAASSSAGISARMAESTVVCPLDDETLLEEVFTLHGKDLAAVIIEPLPANYGLLIQRKEFLQKVADLAKQHQVLLIFDEVISGFRMALGGMAQILGIQPDLVTYGKVIGGGFPVGCYGGKKEYMDLVAPNGPVYQAGTLSANPVGMRAGLRTLQKMEREQGWTQLDKKGEFFEKQLTDAMAEKNLQFIRQGSLFWFHQKTETPLRRVDQIPATQKESFNKVFLQGLERGVYLAPNAYEVGFLSLAHTDEILTEAATILTDVIKGL